A window of the Gossypium hirsutum isolate 1008001.06 chromosome A03, Gossypium_hirsutum_v2.1, whole genome shotgun sequence genome harbors these coding sequences:
- the LOC107887076 gene encoding uncharacterized protein, protein MLALSVNSKRQRRPNVRLGEIGDVSAAFACVFSQKIKENLVHKTWKPDSLYSQHNELDTVVEFSSKGISPDFFISADSQHNTENKNPNSSKSGFDSVGADEIHMMKSGLIFGTVTRKSRVMKRRGQSREGNNCLFGSAWSRSSKLSPRFTGEDRKEHGEKELTGIGSNAFAGYCPDNVFQDILDHETSANSKDACEYNLYEPGYDSWKDAFYEGNNVFLKSDDAWDQTIYTHNDTTSVRGWLEDLGFGRYAGIFEMHEVDEESLPLLTPDDLKEMGIFAVGHRRKLYHAIQRLRGNDSS, encoded by the coding sequence ATGTTGGCTTTAAGCGTGAATTCAAAAAGGCAAAGGCGACCGAACGTTAGGTTAGGGGAAATTGGAGATGTGTCTGCTGCTTTTGCATGTGTGTTTTCtcagaaaattaaggaaaatctGGTTCACAAAACATGGAAACCTGATTCTCTCTACTCTCAACACAATGAACTTGATACTGTTGTTGAGTTTTCTTCTAAGGGAATTTCTCCAGATTTCTTCATATCGGCTGATTCCCAACACAACACAGAGAACAAGAACCCAAATTCTTCGAAATCAGGTTTCGATTCGGTTGGTGCTGATGAAATTCACATGATGAAGTCTGGTTTAATTTTTGGTACCGTAACCAGAAAGAGTAGGGTCATGAAACGGCGAGGGCAGAGTAGGGAGGGCAATAATTGCTTGTTCGGTAGTGCTTGGAGTCGGAGTTCTAAACTTAGTCCTCGGTTTACTGGTGAAGATAGAAAGGAGCATGGTGAGAAAGAGTTAACGGGAATCGGATCAAATGCTTTTGCTGGTTATTGCCCTGATAATGTTTTCCAAGACATATTGGATCATGAAACATCAGCTAACAGTAAAGATGCTTGTGAATATAATTTGTATGAACCTGGTTATGACAGTTGGAAGGATGCTTTTTATGAAGGAAACAATGTGTTTCTTAAATCTGATGATGCATGGGACCAAACAATATATACGCATAATGACACAACTAGTGTCCGAGGATGGTTGGAGGACCTTGGATTTGGCAGGTATGCTGGTATATTTGAAATGCACGAGGTCGATGAGGAAAGTCTGCCTCTGTTGACACCAGATGATCTCAAGGAGATGGGTATATTTGCAGTCGGCCATCGACGGAAGTTGTACCATGCAATACAACGGTTAAGAGGCAATGATTCTTCTTGA